One genomic region from Oncorhynchus gorbuscha isolate QuinsamMale2020 ecotype Even-year linkage group LG13, OgorEven_v1.0, whole genome shotgun sequence encodes:
- the LOC123993887 gene encoding protein sel-1 homolog 3 isoform X1 produces the protein MNQHYLDKCLLLFLLSLQMVWGSDHVMFLNPPAEPVPGYSLKVLYSCSKPAVVLVECLVSYDTGVSSTVFQRHWSCEPGPDRIRTLLLSLPDWLVYQPDWVVPDTQWVLSAMLRASVSEQGSEDSYRSGQATAVVSLQPTSPLSRPMKQHQLCLGWATQMLWLTHRTTTSQCPVEQETVHLLSSMYASTGENFGITKTLNAYNNEVLEYLRLQDISFPWCVFSIWVFLTQSCQENLCAVFHHIDYQNNYATPNLFLKRSVTTCSAGQLHVQMHGETGRSSAFLCPFQVPLAQWCHINMELRGRMVDVTMVCIDGQQRLVHTAEHMFRDPIHLDDTEGYFVVSGGQFMRGIEGYYGPLVYYRNRIPDVRPSEVIVPDPIRILNLTGWLHSCQEFQLELHVKLTGYLLRAREKQESENCMDAYHEWTLKCHLAVTQHCEPWEAPNAPQRRYAVHLAKILATKHGGRKVDLASVGRALYSLSLRKLSQENTGSTGVVNKIMALLLQAGCLGNNIALHLSSVLYSSGVGVEKQPNKAWLLSLLSAQKDWRLALLRLGHLHQLGEHGIPPDSDLAYAYYSNIAKQTSSDHHNPSPQQMFVESIYLNNEEVLRFQTNENHDIFHWLKLQARNGAADAEQAVARMLFWGQQGVSPDIQTAVRHYERGAVRLGDPVSMYDYAIVLMQGQGVKKDIPRAVTFLKKAVEQGFTPAINALGWYYEQFEKDYQRAVQLWEQADKQGSPDAAMNLGVMYSQGLYPGKAADKFMAYTYYLKSAQRGNIDGSIQLADVWTTGIPGRVKRHPADAVLWVKWAAERNGHLGMVLRKALDSYLKGDSLMALLYYMMAAESGFAAAQFNVAYLCEQNPGGFLDPTFAVQCMRRYYNLTSQAQDPDPYALIRMGDLLYEGHGQRPRDVAAAAEMYKQAALRSDPQGWYSLGVLVQEEQGLPLSVLSELGLTQHYMADNTELATTLYRRCRDSNSTAESYLPCSLALFHAYLHSFQKDYSATIKVSGTVVMAVAVPPILFIILRVLRGRGIMSYYH, from the exons ATGAACCAGCATTACTTGGATAAGTGTTTATTACTGTTTCTCCTCAGTTTACAG aTGGTTTGGGGTTCAGATCATGTGATGTTCCTGAACCCACCAGCTGAGCCAGTGCCTGGCTACTCTCTGAAAGTGTTGTACTCCTGTTCTAAACCAGCTGTGGTGCTGGTGGAGTGTCTGGTGTCTTATGACACTGGAGTAAGCTCCACGGTATTCCAGAGACACTGGAGCTGTGAGCCGGGTCCAGACCGGATTAGGACTCTGCTACTGAGCCTCCCTGACTGGCTGGTgtaccagcctgactgggttgtGCCTGACACTCAGTGGGTGCTCAGTGCTATGCTGCGTGCCTCAGTCAGTGAGCAGGGATCTGAGGACAGTTACAGGTCAGGCCAGGCCACTGCAGTAGTCAGCTTGCAGCCCACGTCCCCTCTCAGTCGCCCCATGAAGCAGCACCAACTCTGCCTTGGCTGGGCTACACAGATGCTGTGGTTAACCCACAGGACCACCACCTCACAATGCCCTGTGGAACAAG AGACAGTCCATTTGTTGTCGTCCATGTATGCCTCAACTGGAGAGAACTTTGGCATCACCAAGACTTTAAATGCCTATAACAATGAGGTCCTGGAGTACTTGCGACTCCAAGATATTTCTTTTCCATG GTGTGTGTTCTCCATCTGGGTGTTCCTGACCCAATCCTGCCAGGAAAACTTGTGTGCTGTTTTTCACCACATAGACTATCAAAATAACTATGCCACTCCCAATTTGTTCCTTAAAAGATCAG TTACAACGTGTTCTGCAGGCCAGCTGCATGTTCAGATgcatggggagactgggaggtccTCAGCGTTCCTTTGCCCATTCCAGGTGCCCCTGGCCCAGTGGTGCCACATCAACATGGAGCTGCGTGGCAGAATG GTGGATGTTACCATGGTGTGCATAGATGGGCAGCAACGTTTGGTTCATACTGCAGAACACAT GTTCAGAGATCCTATACACCTGGATGACACGGAGGGCTACTTTGTGGTCAGTGGAGGTCAATTTATGAGAGGAATTGAAGGTTATTATGGACCGTTGGTGTACTATCGAAACAGAATACCCGACGTCAGGCCG TCTGAAGTCATTGTTCCAGACCCTATTAGGATTCTGAATTTGACTGGATGGCTACATTCCTGTCAGGAATTTCAGTTGGAGCTTCATGTCAAATTGACTGGGTATTTactgagagccagagagaaacaaGAGTCTG AGAACTGTATGGATGCTTATCATGAGTGgacattaaaatgtcatttagcTGTGACACAACACTGTGAACCCTGGGAGGCACCCAATGCCCCTCAAAGACGCTATGCAGTTCATCTGGCAAAGATACTGGCCACCAAGCATG GTGGCAGAAAGGTTGATCTGGCATCAGTGGGAAGGGCTCTGTACTCCTTGTCTCTGCGTAAGCTGAGTCAGGAGAACACTGGATCCACTGGAGTAGTTAACAAGATAATGGCCCTTCTGCTGCAAGCTGGCTGTCTGGGGAACAACATAGCTCTACACCTGTCATCAGTGCTCTACAGCAGTGGTGTAGGAGTGGAGAAGCAGCCCAATAAG GCATGGTTACTGTCCCTGCTGTCAGCCCAGAAGGACTGGAGACTGGCCCTGCTGCGCCTGGGGCACCTGCACCAGCTAGGTGAGCATGGCATCCCCCCAGACTCTGACCTGGCCTATGCCTACTACTCTAACATCGCCAAGCAGACATCCTCCGACCATCACAACCCCTCACCTCAGCAG ATGTTTGTAGAATCTATTTACCTGAACAACGAGGAAGTGCTTCGGTTCCAAACCAATGAAAACCATGATATCTTTCACTGGTTAAAACTCCAGGCCCGCAATGGAGCCGCAGATGCAGAG CAAGCTGTGGCCCGCATGCTGTTCTGGGGCCAGCAGGGCGTGTCTCCAGACATCCAGACTGCTGTGAGACACTATGAGAGAGGAGCTGTCCGTCTGGGGGACCCAGTGTCCATGTATGACTATGCCATAGTCCTCATGCAG GGCCAAGGAGTCAAGAAAGACATTCCAAGGGCAGTCACTTTCCTGAAGAAAGCAGTAGAGCAG GGTTTCACGCCAGCGATCAATGCCCTTGGCTGGTACTATGAGCAGTTTGAGAAAGACTACCAGCGGGCAGTGCAGCTGTGGGAACAGGCTGATAAACAAGGCAGCCCAGATGCTGCTATGAATCTGGGTGTCATGTACTCCCAAGGCCTGTATCCTGGGAAAGCTGCAGACAAG TTCATGGCCTATACCTACTACCTGAAGTCTGCCCAAAGAGGAAACATAGATGGCTCCATTCAGCTGGCTGATGTGTGGACCACAGGGATCCCTGGACGAGTCAAGAGGCATCCAGCAGATGCTGTATT ATGGGTTAAGTGGGCAGCTGAGCGCAATGGACATCTTGGAATGGTCCTCAGGAAAGCCTTGGATTCCTATCTTAAAGGGGATAG CTTAATGGCCTTGTTGTATTACATGATGGCAGCTGAGTCAGGATTTGCAGCCGCCCAGTTCAATGTGGCGTACCTATGTGAACAAAACCCT GGAGGTTTCCTGGATCCCACTTTTGCAGTGCAGTGTATGAGGAGATACTACAACCTGACCAGCCAGGCACAAGATCCTGATCCCTATG CCCTGATCAGGATGGGTGACCTGCTGTATGAAGGACATGGGCAGAGACCGAGAGatgtggcagcagcagcagagatgtACAAACAGGCAGCACTAAGGAGTGACCCTCAG GGCTGGTACAGTCTTGGTGTGCTTGTTCAAGAGGAACAGGGGTTACCGTTGTCCGTCCTGTCTGAACTGGGTCTGACACAACATTACATGGCAGATAACACTGAGCTGGCGACTACACTTTACCGCAG GTGCAGAG
- the LOC123993887 gene encoding protein sel-1 homolog 3 isoform X3 yields MNQHYLDKCLLLFLLSLQMVWGSDHVMFLNPPAEPVPGYSLKVLYSCSKPAVVLVECLVSYDTGVSSTVFQRHWSCEPGPDRIRTLLLSLPDWLVYQPDWVVPDTQWVLSAMLRASVSEQGSEDSYRSGQATAVVSLQPTSPLSRPMKQHQLCLGWATQMLWLTHRTTTSQCPVEQETVHLLSSMYASTGENFGITKTLNAYNNEVLEYLRLQDISFPWCVFSIWVFLTQSCQENLCAVFHHIDYQNNYATPNLFLKRSGQLHVQMHGETGRSSAFLCPFQVPLAQWCHINMELRGRMVDVTMVCIDGQQRLVHTAEHMFRDPIHLDDTEGYFVVSGGQFMRGIEGYYGPLVYYRNRIPDVRPSEVIVPDPIRILNLTGWLHSCQEFQLELHVKLTGYLLRAREKQESENCMDAYHEWTLKCHLAVTQHCEPWEAPNAPQRRYAVHLAKILATKHGGRKVDLASVGRALYSLSLRKLSQENTGSTGVVNKIMALLLQAGCLGNNIALHLSSVLYSSGVGVEKQPNKAWLLSLLSAQKDWRLALLRLGHLHQLGEHGIPPDSDLAYAYYSNIAKQTSSDHHNPSPQQMFVESIYLNNEEVLRFQTNENHDIFHWLKLQARNGAADAEQAVARMLFWGQQGVSPDIQTAVRHYERGAVRLGDPVSMYDYAIVLMQGQGVKKDIPRAVTFLKKAVEQGFTPAINALGWYYEQFEKDYQRAVQLWEQADKQGSPDAAMNLGVMYSQGLYPGKAADKFMAYTYYLKSAQRGNIDGSIQLADVWTTGIPGRVKRHPADAVLWVKWAAERNGHLGMVLRKALDSYLKGDSLMALLYYMMAAESGFAAAQFNVAYLCEQNPGGFLDPTFAVQCMRRYYNLTSQAQDPDPYALIRMGDLLYEGHGQRPRDVAAAAEMYKQAALRSDPQGWYSLGVLVQEEQGLPLSVLSELGLTQHYMADNTELATTLYRRCRDSNSTAESYLPCSLALFHAYLHSFQKDYSATIKVSGTVVMAVAVPPILFIILRVLRGRGIMSYYH; encoded by the exons ATGAACCAGCATTACTTGGATAAGTGTTTATTACTGTTTCTCCTCAGTTTACAG aTGGTTTGGGGTTCAGATCATGTGATGTTCCTGAACCCACCAGCTGAGCCAGTGCCTGGCTACTCTCTGAAAGTGTTGTACTCCTGTTCTAAACCAGCTGTGGTGCTGGTGGAGTGTCTGGTGTCTTATGACACTGGAGTAAGCTCCACGGTATTCCAGAGACACTGGAGCTGTGAGCCGGGTCCAGACCGGATTAGGACTCTGCTACTGAGCCTCCCTGACTGGCTGGTgtaccagcctgactgggttgtGCCTGACACTCAGTGGGTGCTCAGTGCTATGCTGCGTGCCTCAGTCAGTGAGCAGGGATCTGAGGACAGTTACAGGTCAGGCCAGGCCACTGCAGTAGTCAGCTTGCAGCCCACGTCCCCTCTCAGTCGCCCCATGAAGCAGCACCAACTCTGCCTTGGCTGGGCTACACAGATGCTGTGGTTAACCCACAGGACCACCACCTCACAATGCCCTGTGGAACAAG AGACAGTCCATTTGTTGTCGTCCATGTATGCCTCAACTGGAGAGAACTTTGGCATCACCAAGACTTTAAATGCCTATAACAATGAGGTCCTGGAGTACTTGCGACTCCAAGATATTTCTTTTCCATG GTGTGTGTTCTCCATCTGGGTGTTCCTGACCCAATCCTGCCAGGAAAACTTGTGTGCTGTTTTTCACCACATAGACTATCAAAATAACTATGCCACTCCCAATTTGTTCCTTAAAAGATCAG GCCAGCTGCATGTTCAGATgcatggggagactgggaggtccTCAGCGTTCCTTTGCCCATTCCAGGTGCCCCTGGCCCAGTGGTGCCACATCAACATGGAGCTGCGTGGCAGAATG GTGGATGTTACCATGGTGTGCATAGATGGGCAGCAACGTTTGGTTCATACTGCAGAACACAT GTTCAGAGATCCTATACACCTGGATGACACGGAGGGCTACTTTGTGGTCAGTGGAGGTCAATTTATGAGAGGAATTGAAGGTTATTATGGACCGTTGGTGTACTATCGAAACAGAATACCCGACGTCAGGCCG TCTGAAGTCATTGTTCCAGACCCTATTAGGATTCTGAATTTGACTGGATGGCTACATTCCTGTCAGGAATTTCAGTTGGAGCTTCATGTCAAATTGACTGGGTATTTactgagagccagagagaaacaaGAGTCTG AGAACTGTATGGATGCTTATCATGAGTGgacattaaaatgtcatttagcTGTGACACAACACTGTGAACCCTGGGAGGCACCCAATGCCCCTCAAAGACGCTATGCAGTTCATCTGGCAAAGATACTGGCCACCAAGCATG GTGGCAGAAAGGTTGATCTGGCATCAGTGGGAAGGGCTCTGTACTCCTTGTCTCTGCGTAAGCTGAGTCAGGAGAACACTGGATCCACTGGAGTAGTTAACAAGATAATGGCCCTTCTGCTGCAAGCTGGCTGTCTGGGGAACAACATAGCTCTACACCTGTCATCAGTGCTCTACAGCAGTGGTGTAGGAGTGGAGAAGCAGCCCAATAAG GCATGGTTACTGTCCCTGCTGTCAGCCCAGAAGGACTGGAGACTGGCCCTGCTGCGCCTGGGGCACCTGCACCAGCTAGGTGAGCATGGCATCCCCCCAGACTCTGACCTGGCCTATGCCTACTACTCTAACATCGCCAAGCAGACATCCTCCGACCATCACAACCCCTCACCTCAGCAG ATGTTTGTAGAATCTATTTACCTGAACAACGAGGAAGTGCTTCGGTTCCAAACCAATGAAAACCATGATATCTTTCACTGGTTAAAACTCCAGGCCCGCAATGGAGCCGCAGATGCAGAG CAAGCTGTGGCCCGCATGCTGTTCTGGGGCCAGCAGGGCGTGTCTCCAGACATCCAGACTGCTGTGAGACACTATGAGAGAGGAGCTGTCCGTCTGGGGGACCCAGTGTCCATGTATGACTATGCCATAGTCCTCATGCAG GGCCAAGGAGTCAAGAAAGACATTCCAAGGGCAGTCACTTTCCTGAAGAAAGCAGTAGAGCAG GGTTTCACGCCAGCGATCAATGCCCTTGGCTGGTACTATGAGCAGTTTGAGAAAGACTACCAGCGGGCAGTGCAGCTGTGGGAACAGGCTGATAAACAAGGCAGCCCAGATGCTGCTATGAATCTGGGTGTCATGTACTCCCAAGGCCTGTATCCTGGGAAAGCTGCAGACAAG TTCATGGCCTATACCTACTACCTGAAGTCTGCCCAAAGAGGAAACATAGATGGCTCCATTCAGCTGGCTGATGTGTGGACCACAGGGATCCCTGGACGAGTCAAGAGGCATCCAGCAGATGCTGTATT ATGGGTTAAGTGGGCAGCTGAGCGCAATGGACATCTTGGAATGGTCCTCAGGAAAGCCTTGGATTCCTATCTTAAAGGGGATAG CTTAATGGCCTTGTTGTATTACATGATGGCAGCTGAGTCAGGATTTGCAGCCGCCCAGTTCAATGTGGCGTACCTATGTGAACAAAACCCT GGAGGTTTCCTGGATCCCACTTTTGCAGTGCAGTGTATGAGGAGATACTACAACCTGACCAGCCAGGCACAAGATCCTGATCCCTATG CCCTGATCAGGATGGGTGACCTGCTGTATGAAGGACATGGGCAGAGACCGAGAGatgtggcagcagcagcagagatgtACAAACAGGCAGCACTAAGGAGTGACCCTCAG GGCTGGTACAGTCTTGGTGTGCTTGTTCAAGAGGAACAGGGGTTACCGTTGTCCGTCCTGTCTGAACTGGGTCTGACACAACATTACATGGCAGATAACACTGAGCTGGCGACTACACTTTACCGCAG GTGCAGAG
- the LOC123993887 gene encoding protein sel-1 homolog 3 isoform X2 yields the protein MNQHYLDKCLLLFLLSLQVWGSDHVMFLNPPAEPVPGYSLKVLYSCSKPAVVLVECLVSYDTGVSSTVFQRHWSCEPGPDRIRTLLLSLPDWLVYQPDWVVPDTQWVLSAMLRASVSEQGSEDSYRSGQATAVVSLQPTSPLSRPMKQHQLCLGWATQMLWLTHRTTTSQCPVEQETVHLLSSMYASTGENFGITKTLNAYNNEVLEYLRLQDISFPWCVFSIWVFLTQSCQENLCAVFHHIDYQNNYATPNLFLKRSVTTCSAGQLHVQMHGETGRSSAFLCPFQVPLAQWCHINMELRGRMVDVTMVCIDGQQRLVHTAEHMFRDPIHLDDTEGYFVVSGGQFMRGIEGYYGPLVYYRNRIPDVRPSEVIVPDPIRILNLTGWLHSCQEFQLELHVKLTGYLLRAREKQESENCMDAYHEWTLKCHLAVTQHCEPWEAPNAPQRRYAVHLAKILATKHGGRKVDLASVGRALYSLSLRKLSQENTGSTGVVNKIMALLLQAGCLGNNIALHLSSVLYSSGVGVEKQPNKAWLLSLLSAQKDWRLALLRLGHLHQLGEHGIPPDSDLAYAYYSNIAKQTSSDHHNPSPQQMFVESIYLNNEEVLRFQTNENHDIFHWLKLQARNGAADAEQAVARMLFWGQQGVSPDIQTAVRHYERGAVRLGDPVSMYDYAIVLMQGQGVKKDIPRAVTFLKKAVEQGFTPAINALGWYYEQFEKDYQRAVQLWEQADKQGSPDAAMNLGVMYSQGLYPGKAADKFMAYTYYLKSAQRGNIDGSIQLADVWTTGIPGRVKRHPADAVLWVKWAAERNGHLGMVLRKALDSYLKGDSLMALLYYMMAAESGFAAAQFNVAYLCEQNPGGFLDPTFAVQCMRRYYNLTSQAQDPDPYALIRMGDLLYEGHGQRPRDVAAAAEMYKQAALRSDPQGWYSLGVLVQEEQGLPLSVLSELGLTQHYMADNTELATTLYRRCRDSNSTAESYLPCSLALFHAYLHSFQKDYSATIKVSGTVVMAVAVPPILFIILRVLRGRGIMSYYH from the exons ATGAACCAGCATTACTTGGATAAGTGTTTATTACTGTTTCTCCTCAGTTTACAG GTTTGGGGTTCAGATCATGTGATGTTCCTGAACCCACCAGCTGAGCCAGTGCCTGGCTACTCTCTGAAAGTGTTGTACTCCTGTTCTAAACCAGCTGTGGTGCTGGTGGAGTGTCTGGTGTCTTATGACACTGGAGTAAGCTCCACGGTATTCCAGAGACACTGGAGCTGTGAGCCGGGTCCAGACCGGATTAGGACTCTGCTACTGAGCCTCCCTGACTGGCTGGTgtaccagcctgactgggttgtGCCTGACACTCAGTGGGTGCTCAGTGCTATGCTGCGTGCCTCAGTCAGTGAGCAGGGATCTGAGGACAGTTACAGGTCAGGCCAGGCCACTGCAGTAGTCAGCTTGCAGCCCACGTCCCCTCTCAGTCGCCCCATGAAGCAGCACCAACTCTGCCTTGGCTGGGCTACACAGATGCTGTGGTTAACCCACAGGACCACCACCTCACAATGCCCTGTGGAACAAG AGACAGTCCATTTGTTGTCGTCCATGTATGCCTCAACTGGAGAGAACTTTGGCATCACCAAGACTTTAAATGCCTATAACAATGAGGTCCTGGAGTACTTGCGACTCCAAGATATTTCTTTTCCATG GTGTGTGTTCTCCATCTGGGTGTTCCTGACCCAATCCTGCCAGGAAAACTTGTGTGCTGTTTTTCACCACATAGACTATCAAAATAACTATGCCACTCCCAATTTGTTCCTTAAAAGATCAG TTACAACGTGTTCTGCAGGCCAGCTGCATGTTCAGATgcatggggagactgggaggtccTCAGCGTTCCTTTGCCCATTCCAGGTGCCCCTGGCCCAGTGGTGCCACATCAACATGGAGCTGCGTGGCAGAATG GTGGATGTTACCATGGTGTGCATAGATGGGCAGCAACGTTTGGTTCATACTGCAGAACACAT GTTCAGAGATCCTATACACCTGGATGACACGGAGGGCTACTTTGTGGTCAGTGGAGGTCAATTTATGAGAGGAATTGAAGGTTATTATGGACCGTTGGTGTACTATCGAAACAGAATACCCGACGTCAGGCCG TCTGAAGTCATTGTTCCAGACCCTATTAGGATTCTGAATTTGACTGGATGGCTACATTCCTGTCAGGAATTTCAGTTGGAGCTTCATGTCAAATTGACTGGGTATTTactgagagccagagagaaacaaGAGTCTG AGAACTGTATGGATGCTTATCATGAGTGgacattaaaatgtcatttagcTGTGACACAACACTGTGAACCCTGGGAGGCACCCAATGCCCCTCAAAGACGCTATGCAGTTCATCTGGCAAAGATACTGGCCACCAAGCATG GTGGCAGAAAGGTTGATCTGGCATCAGTGGGAAGGGCTCTGTACTCCTTGTCTCTGCGTAAGCTGAGTCAGGAGAACACTGGATCCACTGGAGTAGTTAACAAGATAATGGCCCTTCTGCTGCAAGCTGGCTGTCTGGGGAACAACATAGCTCTACACCTGTCATCAGTGCTCTACAGCAGTGGTGTAGGAGTGGAGAAGCAGCCCAATAAG GCATGGTTACTGTCCCTGCTGTCAGCCCAGAAGGACTGGAGACTGGCCCTGCTGCGCCTGGGGCACCTGCACCAGCTAGGTGAGCATGGCATCCCCCCAGACTCTGACCTGGCCTATGCCTACTACTCTAACATCGCCAAGCAGACATCCTCCGACCATCACAACCCCTCACCTCAGCAG ATGTTTGTAGAATCTATTTACCTGAACAACGAGGAAGTGCTTCGGTTCCAAACCAATGAAAACCATGATATCTTTCACTGGTTAAAACTCCAGGCCCGCAATGGAGCCGCAGATGCAGAG CAAGCTGTGGCCCGCATGCTGTTCTGGGGCCAGCAGGGCGTGTCTCCAGACATCCAGACTGCTGTGAGACACTATGAGAGAGGAGCTGTCCGTCTGGGGGACCCAGTGTCCATGTATGACTATGCCATAGTCCTCATGCAG GGCCAAGGAGTCAAGAAAGACATTCCAAGGGCAGTCACTTTCCTGAAGAAAGCAGTAGAGCAG GGTTTCACGCCAGCGATCAATGCCCTTGGCTGGTACTATGAGCAGTTTGAGAAAGACTACCAGCGGGCAGTGCAGCTGTGGGAACAGGCTGATAAACAAGGCAGCCCAGATGCTGCTATGAATCTGGGTGTCATGTACTCCCAAGGCCTGTATCCTGGGAAAGCTGCAGACAAG TTCATGGCCTATACCTACTACCTGAAGTCTGCCCAAAGAGGAAACATAGATGGCTCCATTCAGCTGGCTGATGTGTGGACCACAGGGATCCCTGGACGAGTCAAGAGGCATCCAGCAGATGCTGTATT ATGGGTTAAGTGGGCAGCTGAGCGCAATGGACATCTTGGAATGGTCCTCAGGAAAGCCTTGGATTCCTATCTTAAAGGGGATAG CTTAATGGCCTTGTTGTATTACATGATGGCAGCTGAGTCAGGATTTGCAGCCGCCCAGTTCAATGTGGCGTACCTATGTGAACAAAACCCT GGAGGTTTCCTGGATCCCACTTTTGCAGTGCAGTGTATGAGGAGATACTACAACCTGACCAGCCAGGCACAAGATCCTGATCCCTATG CCCTGATCAGGATGGGTGACCTGCTGTATGAAGGACATGGGCAGAGACCGAGAGatgtggcagcagcagcagagatgtACAAACAGGCAGCACTAAGGAGTGACCCTCAG GGCTGGTACAGTCTTGGTGTGCTTGTTCAAGAGGAACAGGGGTTACCGTTGTCCGTCCTGTCTGAACTGGGTCTGACACAACATTACATGGCAGATAACACTGAGCTGGCGACTACACTTTACCGCAG GTGCAGAG